The window ACATCGTCGAGGTCGGCCGCCCCCAGCTCGCCCCGATCCAGACCTGGCAGGGCGTGCCCGACGGCCGCATCCCGACCGTGCTCTACGCCCCCACCTGGGAGGGCTGGGACGGCAACCCGGGCAACACCTCGGTCGTCCTGGCCGGCGAGAACATCGTGCGGCAGCTCGTGCAGGCCGACCCGCCGGTCCGCGTCCTGTACAAGCCGCACCCGTTCACCGGCAACGTGAGCAAGGAGGCCGGCGCCGCCCACCAGCGCATCACCGCCCTGGTGCGCAAGGCCGCCGCCGAGCGCGCCCTCGACACGCGCTTCGCCGCCGACACGGCCGTCCAGGCCGACGCCAAGGCCGAGCTGGCCCGTATCGAGGCCCGGCTCGCGCAGCTGTCCGGCTCCGGCGGCGAGCGCCGCGACGAGGCCGAGGCCACCCGTGACGGGCAGGTCGACATCGCCCGGCACGAGGAGGTCGCCCGGCTGCGCCGCGAGTGGAACGACGCCTACTGGCGTTCCTTCCCCGCCTGGGAGCACCGCGTCATCACCGGCGCCGACCCGCGGCTGTACGACTGCTTCAACGTCTCCGACGCGATGGTTTCCGACATCTCCAGCGTGGTCTCCGACTTCATCGCGAGCGGCAAGCCGTACGCGGTCACCGACTCCGCCGAGGTGGGCGTCGAGGAGTTCAAGCGGAACAACACGGCGGTGCGCGCCGCGGTGATCCTGTCCAACAGCGCGGCCGAGCTGCCCGAGCTGCTCGCCGCTGTCCGCGACCGGGCCGCCGATCCGCTGGCCGAGGACCGCAAGGAGCTCAAGCAGTACCTGCTGGGCCCGGACGAGCCGACCTCGCTCGTCCAGTTCAACACCGCCGTCGCGGACCTCGCCCTCAAGGCCGAGACGCGCAACGTCGGCCAGGAGTCACGGGTGGCGGCCGCCCTGGCCGATGCCGAGGTCGACCCCGAGGCCGACGCCGAGCTGGCGAACGCCGTGCCCGGGCAGCGGGCGGCCGCGGCCGGTGACACGGACGGTGTCGGCGCGGGCTGACCCACCGGCTGATCAAGGGCTCGGTCCCCGAGGAAGACCTTCCTCGGGGACCGAGCCCTTTCGCGTGCCCGCCGCCTGTCGATTCATCGTGTGACCTGTCCCACTAACACGTGCGTGCGAGGCAACCGCTTGCCCTGATCACCCGTCTACCAAGTAGCGAATGAGGCGATACGGGGGGAATATCCCATTGACTAGGGGGAAACGTGACCGTTGCGCAGCCTGATGTGAGTGTGATCATCGGGGCGTACGAAGCGATGCCGTATCTGATCGAGTGCCTCTCGTCCGTCGAGGCACAGACCATCGATCCGACGCGCGTCGAGGTCATCGCGGTGGACGACGGATCGACGGACGGCACGGGGGAGTACCTGGAGGAGTTCGCCGCGCGCGCACCCATGAACGTCCTGGTGATCCGTCAGGAGAACTCCGGCGGCCCCAGCGGCCCGCGCAACGTCGGCCTGGGCAAGGCGACCGGGCGCTATGTCTTCTTCCTCGACGCCGACGACCGGCTCGGCCCCGAGGCCCTGGAGCGGATGGTCGCCATGGCCGACCGGGCGGGCACGGACGTCGTCCTCGGCAAGGTCGAGGGCGTCAACCGCTCCGCGCCGAAGTCCATGTGGGGCAAGACGGTGGAGCGGACCGACGTCTTCTCCTCCAACATCAAGTTCACGCTCAGCGCGCAGAAGCTGTTCCGCCGCGAGCTGCTGGACCGGCACGGCATGCGGTTCGACGAGTCGCTGTTCACCGGCGAGGACGCGCTGTTCACCATGGAGGCGTATCTGCGGGCGGACGGCGTCTCCGTGGTCGCCGACCACACCTGCTACTACCTGGTCGGCCGCGACGACGGCAAGCACGTGACCAAGAGCGGCAGTTACGCGCTGCGGTTCGACTCCGCGCGGGCCTTGATGAACCTCATCGCCGAGCATGTCCCCGCGGGTGGCCGGCGCGACCAGCTCATGCTGCGGCCGTTACTCGTCACGCTGCTGCCGCAGTTCGGGCCCAAGTACCTCACGGACAGCGAGGAGATCCGTCGGCACAAGTTCGAGCTGGCCAAGCCTCTGCTGGACGCCCACTGGACCGAGGGAGCCGCCCAGCGCCTCAGGGTCCACGAGCGGCTGCGGCTGCATCTGGTCGCCGAGCAGCGGCCCGAGCTGCTCGTCGAGGTCGTGAAGTTCGTCAAGGCCAAGAAGCAGGCGGCGGCGCTCCTGGAGCGCAAGGGCCGCCGCGTCTACCTGGCCTACCCGCACTTCCGCGACCGCGACGCCGGCATCCCCGACTCGGTGTACCTCGCCGAGCCGCGCGAGGCCCGGGCCTTCCCGGGCTACCGCGAGGGCGGCGCCCACACGTTCGTACGCCGGGCGGTGCGCAAGGCGCGGCGGGTGCTGACGCCGCGTGAGGTGCGGTCGGCGGCGTGAACACGGGCGCGGGGGCCGGCTTTCGCCCGGCCCCCGCGTTCGTCCCGCATCCGTACCGGCCGCTCAGCGCGGTGCGGCCGGGAGCGTCGTCTCCGTGCGCTGGCCGGGCAGTTCCGCCGTCAGCCGCTCCGCCACCCGTTCCCGGTGTTCCAGGGCCCTGCCGCACAGCTCCCGCACGGCCGTGTCGAACCGCTCCTGCGACGACGGCTCGGCCGGGCCCAGCAGCCGCAGCTTCAACGCGGCCCGTGCCTCGCCCAGTTCGTCCTTCTCCGGGTGCCGGACCGCCTCCAGCAGGGCCGGCACCCCGCCCGCGTCCGGCGACAGCACCGTCGCCGCCACCACCGTCGGGAACGCCGTACGGAACGCGTCCTCGCTCAGCCCGCTGGTGTTCGCCACCGCGTACGGCTTCTCGCTCGCCAGGAAGTCGCTGATCACGCTCGACACATCGCTGACCAGCAGGTCGGCCACGTCGAAGCAGGAGTACAGCGCGGGCCGGACGTCCGTGATGATCTGGTGCTCGCCCTCCGGCAGCGAGGCCCAGTACGCCTCCTCCCAGGCCGCCGTCGCCCGCGCCACCGCCTCGGCCCGGCCCGGCTCCGGCGCCGACTGCACCCGCATGCGCTCCACCGTGTCGGCCCCCGCGCGGAAGTCGGTCGTGGTGAGGCGGTCCAGCTCCCGCGTGAGACGGTCGAGTCCGGCGTCGCCCGAGGGGCGTGGCCCCGTCCGCTCCCGGTTCGCCGCCCGGATCAGCTCCCGGATCCGCAGATCGGCCGCGCCCGCGCGCGGGTCCACCGACCCCGTCAGCGGATGCGGCTTGTACAGCAGCCGCACGCCCGGGTCGGCGAGCAGCGCCCGCACCAGGTTCTCGCCGGCCGCGATCACCGAGGTGTTGCCGGGGTTGCCGTCCCAGCCCTCCCAGGTCGGCGCGTACAGGACGGTCGTCCAGGCGCCGGCCGGCGGGCCCGCGTACGGCCGTACGGCGTCCAGTTGCGGGCGGCCGGTCTCCACCACGTCCTTGTCCTCGACGCCCACCTCGGCCAGCGCGTACCGCTCGCGCGCGGCGGGCCCGGCCACCCACACCTCGTCGTAGGCCTTCGCGTACGGGTTGCACGAGGACAGCTTGTCGCTCTCGCCGTGGTTGACGAAGGTGTGCTTGATCGTGGGGATGCGCAGCACCTGGGAGGTCTTGCCGGAGTTCGACGGGTGGACGAGGACCTGCAGCGTGGAGTGCTCCAGCCGCATCAGCGTCGACACCTTCGGCAGGCACACGATCGGGATGTCCGTCGCCGCGATCTTCTGCGTCATGAACCGCTCGCGCAGCACGATGACCGGCCTGCCGTCCCCCCGCGCGAGGGGCTCCAGCCACATGTTCGCCTGATAGGCCGAGGCGGCGCCGCCGGAGAAGTACAGACCGACGGTGGGCCGGTACGCGGCCAGCCACGCGTCGAACCAGTCGAGCACCTCCTGCTCGCCGGCCGGGCGGCGGCCCGGCAGCAGCCGCAGCAGCAGCGCGCCGAGGCCGGTCAGCGCGAGGAGGAGGGAGAGCGCGATGCCGACCGCCGCGTACACCGGCTCGTCGCCCGGGGCGGCGGCCAGCAGCCCGGCCGTCGCGGGCAGGCCGAACACCAGCAGCCGGTGGCCGGGGCGGCGCAGCAGCAGGGCCGGGGCCGGGGACAGCCGCAGCGCCGAGGCGTCGATGTTCCGGGTCACCACCGGCAGGGTGCGGGTCCGGCGCACCAGGACGGAGACCGCCTGGATCGCGCAGTGCAGTACGTAGAAGGCGAGCAGCCCGGCCACCAGCGGGACGTACACCGTCTCCCGGTCCTGTTCGCCGAGCCGCAGCAGGCCCACGACCAGCAGCAGATCGCGCAGGACGTGCCGCACGGTGATGTCCGCGTGCGACTTGGCGAACAGCGACAGCACCCCGCGCTGCCACCGCAGCAGGGCGCCCTCGGTGGCCAGGGAGACGGCGGTCGCGGCGAGCAGCAGCGGTACGTGGGGCAGCAGCGCCGCGACCGCCTGTGCGGCGAACGCGGCGGCCAGGACGAGGGTGACCAGCCCCTTCAGCAGGACCGGTGGACGGGGGAGAGGTACGGGCACTGCGGTCACTCCAGGAGCGTCGGGTGTCGGCGCAGGTCGGCCGTACGGGTTAACGCGCGGCGACCTCCTGACGACACGCGCGTGTCGCCGGAGCGTAGGGAGCCTGTCGGCCCGCTGTGACGTCGGACCGTAGCGGAAGATCGCGTTCCTGTCTTCGGCCGGGACGGAACTCCTACGCGGCCGTCGTCCGTGACGCGGGCGGCACCGTCCGTAGCGTGGACCGGCGCCGCGCCGGGTCTCGCCGTCCCGTAGATTTCCTGGTGAGGGACCGAATCGACGCGAGGGGCGGACGGGGACGTGGCAGGGGCAAGACAGGCCGTGGGCGAGGCCCGCAGAATCGTCGTCAAGGTCGGTTCCTCCTCGCTGACCACCGCCTCGGGCGGCCTGGACGCGGACCGCGTGGACGCGCTGGTCGACGTGCTCGCCAAGATCCGCAGCGGCGGGGAGCGGGAGATCGTGCTGGTCTCCTCGGGTGCCATCGCGGCCGGACTCGCCCCGCTGGGCCTGCGCCGCCGCCCCAAGGACCTCGCCCGGCAGCAGGCCGCCGCCAGCGTCGGCCAGGGCCTGCTCGTCGCCCGCTACACCGCCTCCTTCGCCCGCTACGGCGTCCGCGTCGGCCAGGTGCTGCTGACCTCCGACGACATGAGCCGCCGCGCCCACCACCGCAACGCCTCGCGCACCCTCGACAAGCTGCTGGCGATGGGCGCCTTCCCGATCGTCAACGAGAACGACACCGTCGCCACGGACGAGATCCGCTTCGGCGACAACGACCGCCTCGCCGCCCTGGTCGCCCACCTCGTCCACGCCGACCTGCTGGTCCTGCTGTCCGACGTGGACGGGGTCTACGACGGCGACCCGGCGCGGCCCGGCACGTCCCGCATCGCCGAGGTGCGCGAGCCGTCCGACCTCGCGCACGTCGAGATCGGCAGCGCGGGCAAGGCCGGCGTCGGCACCGGCGGCATGGTCACCAAGGTCGAGGCCGCCCGGATCGCCACCGGCGCCGGTGTGCCCGTCGTGCTCACCAGCGCCATCCACGCGGCCGACGCCCTGACCGGCGAGGACACCGGCACCTTCTTCCACCCCACCGGCAAGCGCTCCGCCGACCGGCTGCTCTGGCTCCAGCACGCGTCCACCCCGCAGGGCGCGCTGACCCTGGACGACGGTGCCGTCCAGGCCGTCGTGGACCGCCGCAAGTCGCTGCTGCCGGCCGGGATCGCCGCCGTCGAGGGCGAGTTCAGCGCCGGCGACCCGGTCGAACTGCGGGACGCCACGGGACGGGCCGTGGCCCGGGGGCTCGTCAATTTCGACGCCAAGGAGATCCCCCGGCTGATCGGCCGCTCCACCCGCGAGCTGGCCCGCGAACTCGGGCCCGCGTACGAACGCGAGGTCGTACACAGGGACGACCTGGTGGTCCTCCACCCGTAATGGGCCGAAACATCCGCCCCCGGTGGTGGACGTTCCGCAAAACCGCCACGCGATCTCCCGCGGCCTGCTGAACTTTGTCCCAGGGCAATATTCCGCAGGAGCACCACTGTGCAAAGGAGGCGTCGTGAGACGAGTGCGCCCTGGGGCCACGGCGTCCCGTGGTGGTGCAGGCTCCCGCGCGGCCGGTGACGAGCGCGCCCTGACCAGCGTGGCGGCCGGTGACCGGTTCCAGGGCGAGGAACCCGCCGACATCCCGCGCCTGTGGCACGTCACCCTCAGCGTCTCCGGCCGGGAGGCCCCGCTCCCCGAGGTACGGCGCGCCCTGGAACAGCTCGCCCACGACCATCCCTTCCTCCTGACCAGCCGCTACGCGGTCGACCACGCGGAGATCCGCTACTGGGAGGAGGCCCGCGACCTGCACGACGCGGCCGCCGTAGCCCTGCGCCTGTGGGGCGAACACCGGCAGACCGCCGGACTGCCGCCCTGGGAGATCGTCGGCCTTGAGGTCATCGACCGCGCGACCTACCACCAGCGCATCGCCGAGGGGTACGGACCGCCACCGGCGTCCCCGGTCGGAGTCCACCCGTTCTGACCCGGCCCACCCTGGTCCAGGAGGCGTCTCGGGAGCGCCCCGGGGGTGTCTCGGGGTGTGAA of the Streptomyces koelreuteriae genome contains:
- a CDS encoding glycosyltransferase family 2 protein translates to MTVAQPDVSVIIGAYEAMPYLIECLSSVEAQTIDPTRVEVIAVDDGSTDGTGEYLEEFAARAPMNVLVIRQENSGGPSGPRNVGLGKATGRYVFFLDADDRLGPEALERMVAMADRAGTDVVLGKVEGVNRSAPKSMWGKTVERTDVFSSNIKFTLSAQKLFRRELLDRHGMRFDESLFTGEDALFTMEAYLRADGVSVVADHTCYYLVGRDDGKHVTKSGSYALRFDSARALMNLIAEHVPAGGRRDQLMLRPLLVTLLPQFGPKYLTDSEEIRRHKFELAKPLLDAHWTEGAAQRLRVHERLRLHLVAEQRPELLVEVVKFVKAKKQAAALLERKGRRVYLAYPHFRDRDAGIPDSVYLAEPREARAFPGYREGGAHTFVRRAVRKARRVLTPREVRSAA
- the proB gene encoding glutamate 5-kinase, translated to MAGARQAVGEARRIVVKVGSSSLTTASGGLDADRVDALVDVLAKIRSGGEREIVLVSSGAIAAGLAPLGLRRRPKDLARQQAAASVGQGLLVARYTASFARYGVRVGQVLLTSDDMSRRAHHRNASRTLDKLLAMGAFPIVNENDTVATDEIRFGDNDRLAALVAHLVHADLLVLLSDVDGVYDGDPARPGTSRIAEVREPSDLAHVEIGSAGKAGVGTGGMVTKVEAARIATGAGVPVVLTSAIHAADALTGEDTGTFFHPTGKRSADRLLWLQHASTPQGALTLDDGAVQAVVDRRKSLLPAGIAAVEGEFSAGDPVELRDATGRAVARGLVNFDAKEIPRLIGRSTRELARELGPAYEREVVHRDDLVVLHP